One genomic segment of Aquipluma nitroreducens includes these proteins:
- a CDS encoding 3-keto-disaccharide hydrolase — MRKIQILSALLLLVSVGSAKNNDGWVSLFNGKDLTGWHQLNGQAKYHVEKGEIVGTTVSDTPNSFLATDKDYGDFILELDLLVANEMNSGIQFRSISKPDVMNGRVHGYQCEVDPSARAWSGGIYDEARRGWLYTGELNPAAKPAFKLEQWNHYRIECVGNSIRTWLNGVPVAYVLDDMTPSGLIALQVHAIGKDDQPGKQIRWKNIRIKTTDLKATETPDVFVVNLLPNNLSSAEKAQGWSLLFDGKTSNGWKAVNQDQFPAEGWKVTDGTLMTMPNRPETPVKGTDIVTVDKYSAFELQFEFNFAEGANSGVKYFLGNGGPGIGLEYQVLDDKRHPDAKAGVVGNRTMGSLYDLIPADKQERFTKGANEWNIGRIVVYPDNHIEHWLNGMKVVEYVRGSNIYKALVARSKYAEFKDFGMVKESPIMLQYHNDQVKFRSLKIRKL; from the coding sequence ATGAGAAAAATTCAAATTCTTTCTGCTTTATTACTGCTCGTTTCAGTGGGTTCGGCAAAAAATAACGACGGATGGGTTTCCCTTTTTAACGGGAAAGATCTGACCGGCTGGCATCAACTGAATGGTCAGGCTAAATACCATGTTGAGAAGGGCGAAATTGTTGGAACTACCGTTTCGGATACCCCAAATTCCTTCCTTGCTACTGATAAAGATTATGGCGATTTTATTCTTGAACTCGATTTGCTCGTTGCCAACGAAATGAATTCAGGTATTCAGTTCCGTAGTATCAGCAAGCCCGACGTTATGAATGGCCGGGTACACGGTTACCAGTGCGAAGTCGACCCATCGGCACGTGCCTGGAGCGGTGGTATTTACGACGAAGCACGCCGTGGATGGCTTTACACCGGCGAATTGAACCCTGCAGCCAAACCCGCTTTTAAATTGGAACAGTGGAATCATTACCGCATTGAATGTGTGGGTAATAGCATTCGAACCTGGCTCAATGGAGTTCCGGTTGCCTATGTGCTCGACGACATGACTCCAAGCGGATTAATTGCCCTTCAGGTTCACGCAATCGGTAAAGACGATCAGCCTGGAAAGCAAATTCGCTGGAAAAATATACGCATCAAAACAACTGATTTGAAAGCAACTGAAACTCCTGATGTTTTCGTGGTTAATTTATTGCCAAACAATTTGAGTTCAGCTGAAAAAGCACAAGGCTGGAGTTTGCTTTTCGACGGAAAGACAAGCAATGGATGGAAAGCAGTCAATCAGGATCAATTCCCTGCTGAAGGCTGGAAAGTAACTGATGGCACCCTGATGACAATGCCAAATCGCCCGGAGACACCTGTAAAAGGAACCGATATCGTCACCGTTGATAAATATTCAGCTTTCGAACTTCAGTTTGAATTCAATTTTGCTGAAGGTGCCAATAGCGGAGTGAAGTATTTCCTTGGCAATGGTGGTCCAGGCATTGGACTCGAATATCAGGTGCTCGACGACAAAAGGCATCCTGACGCCAAGGCCGGTGTTGTTGGAAACCGCACCATGGGTTCGCTTTACGATTTAATTCCTGCAGACAAGCAGGAACGTTTTACCAAAGGCGCCAACGAATGGAACATTGGCCGCATTGTGGTTTATCCGGATAATCACATCGAACATTGGCTGAATGGCATGAAAGTCGTTGAATACGTTCGTGGATCGAATATTTACAAGGCGCTGGTAGCCCGCAGTAAATATGCCGAATTCAAAGATTTCGGAATGGTAAAAGAATCTCCCATCATGTTGCAATACCACAACGATCAGGTTAAATTCAGGAGTTTAAAAATCAGAAAATTATAA
- a CDS encoding sodium:solute symporter family protein, translated as MKSIILIVYALALFLIGIYSFLKVKTPSDYFLAGKKPGIWQISGSLLATILGGSAILGTIGLAEVQSWASAWYILAASLGLFGLLPIVKKVYSKGKFTLPELIGQYYGESARKVTSLIIPVAWLGVVAAQIIAGAQILVSFFDLEYPSGVLLTGTIFIVYTYIGGQVSIMKTDLFQSFFILCGVILTAIMIPTSKLPELPPFASVFPFNFRFSPLDLFILVLTFSSTFVVGPDIYSRVFCAKDQKTAFRSVWVVALILIPFGFVLSYVGIYATTFHSGAQNSSSLVNLANSILPEWATGILVAALISAVLSTAATTLLTASMIISELFNKDIDNQKSFRQTKFFIIGVGILSMIISLKITSIVSSLLLALSFYSGAFIIPMVAALFNLRYNKRLGIVAMVSGGFLALSGKLLMTFKHPEIGSAILISGFALNALLIFLPFHKKCK; from the coding sequence ATGAAGTCTATCATCCTGATTGTTTACGCATTGGCTTTATTCCTTATCGGAATATACTCATTTCTGAAAGTCAAAACGCCGTCAGATTATTTTCTGGCAGGGAAAAAACCCGGAATCTGGCAAATTTCAGGCAGTCTGCTTGCTACTATCTTGGGTGGATCGGCTATTTTGGGAACCATCGGATTGGCAGAAGTTCAATCGTGGGCATCGGCATGGTATATTCTGGCAGCCAGTTTGGGATTGTTCGGATTGCTTCCAATCGTTAAAAAGGTATATTCAAAAGGGAAATTCACTCTGCCTGAACTGATTGGTCAATACTATGGCGAGTCGGCACGAAAAGTGACTTCGCTAATCATACCGGTTGCGTGGTTGGGTGTTGTAGCTGCCCAGATTATTGCCGGAGCGCAAATTTTGGTCAGCTTTTTCGATTTGGAATATCCTTCAGGAGTTTTACTTACCGGAACCATTTTCATCGTGTACACCTACATTGGGGGACAAGTGTCGATTATGAAAACCGACTTGTTTCAATCATTCTTTATTCTCTGCGGGGTAATACTGACGGCGATAATGATCCCGACATCAAAACTGCCGGAATTACCTCCATTCGCCAGTGTCTTCCCATTTAACTTCCGCTTTTCACCTTTAGATTTATTTATTCTCGTGCTGACATTTTCAAGCACATTCGTTGTTGGACCCGATATTTATTCGCGTGTTTTTTGCGCCAAAGATCAGAAAACCGCTTTCCGTAGTGTTTGGGTTGTAGCCCTGATTCTGATTCCGTTTGGATTTGTTCTTTCGTATGTTGGAATTTATGCCACTACATTTCATTCCGGAGCACAAAACAGCTCTAGTTTAGTCAATCTGGCCAACAGCATTTTACCAGAATGGGCAACCGGCATTCTGGTTGCAGCGCTTATTTCTGCGGTTTTATCGACTGCCGCAACTACCCTTTTGACCGCATCAATGATTATCAGCGAACTTTTCAATAAGGACATCGACAATCAAAAGTCGTTCAGGCAAACCAAATTCTTCATTATTGGGGTGGGCATTTTGAGCATGATTATTTCATTAAAAATAACTTCCATCGTTTCGTCTCTTTTGCTGGCACTTTCGTTCTATTCAGGCGCATTTATAATCCCCATGGTGGCAGCGCTTTTCAATCTGCGATACAACAAACGGTTGGGTATAGTTGCCATGGTTTCCGGAGGTTTTCTTGCACTTTCAGGTAAATTACTGATGACTTTTAAACATCCTGAGATTGGTTCTGCTATTCTTATTTCAGGATTTGCATTGAATGCATTATTGATTTTTTTACCTTTCCATAAAAAATGCAAATAG
- a CDS encoding galactitol-1-phosphate 5-dehydrogenase, which produces MKALVLEKYNEFVLQETDIPELKPGWVLIQVEACGICGSDVHGMDGSTGRRQPPVIMGHEAAGTIHQIASDVMGWNVGDRVTFDSTISCGECFYCKRGDINLCDNRRVLGVSCNEYRQNGAFAEYVAVPSHILYAIPENISFEQAAMIEAVSVAVHAVAISSVQANDTAVVIGCGMIGLLCIQALKATGCGKVIAIDLIDEKLKMAVELGADQTIKSNNPYLIKLVLGETENRGADLVLEVVGIEQTVNLAIDCTRKGGTVTLVGNLSPEVKFSLQKVVTRQLKVQGSCASAGEYPLCLELIASGKIKVDPLISKVAALEEGNEWFHRLYNKEAGLMKVILKP; this is translated from the coding sequence ATGAAAGCACTTGTTCTTGAAAAATATAACGAATTTGTCCTTCAGGAAACCGACATTCCAGAGTTAAAACCCGGATGGGTGCTGATTCAGGTTGAAGCTTGTGGCATTTGTGGAAGCGATGTTCACGGCATGGACGGAAGTACCGGACGTCGCCAGCCGCCGGTTATTATGGGGCACGAAGCCGCCGGAACTATTCACCAGATTGCTTCCGATGTGATGGGTTGGAATGTTGGCGATCGTGTCACTTTTGACTCGACTATTTCATGCGGCGAATGCTTTTACTGCAAGCGAGGCGATATCAATTTATGCGACAACCGTCGCGTTTTAGGTGTTTCGTGCAACGAATACCGTCAAAATGGAGCATTTGCCGAATATGTAGCTGTTCCGTCCCATATTCTTTATGCCATTCCTGAAAATATCAGTTTTGAGCAAGCCGCCATGATTGAAGCCGTTTCGGTTGCTGTACACGCCGTTGCAATCAGTTCGGTTCAGGCTAATGACACGGCCGTTGTTATTGGCTGTGGAATGATTGGCTTACTTTGCATTCAGGCCTTAAAAGCTACCGGATGCGGAAAAGTTATCGCGATTGACCTGATCGACGAAAAGCTGAAGATGGCTGTTGAATTGGGCGCTGATCAGACGATTAAATCAAACAATCCGTATTTAATTAAACTTGTACTGGGAGAAACCGAAAATCGTGGCGCCGATCTGGTTCTTGAAGTGGTTGGAATTGAACAAACTGTCAATCTGGCTATTGATTGTACCCGAAAAGGTGGAACAGTTACGTTGGTTGGTAATTTATCTCCGGAAGTTAAATTTTCGCTTCAGAAAGTGGTGACCCGACAACTGAAAGTTCAGGGCTCGTGCGCTTCGGCAGGCGAATACCCGCTTTGCCTGGAATTAATTGCTTCAGGAAAGATAAAAGTTGACCCACTAATAAGCAAAGTTGCAGCCCTGGAAGAAGGAAATGAATGGTTTCACCGCCTTTACAACAAAGAAGCCGGATTGATGAAGGTGATTCTAAAACCGTAA